Proteins co-encoded in one Kribbella qitaiheensis genomic window:
- a CDS encoding RHS repeat-associated core domain-containing protein, with protein sequence MKYDGFSDEVVTDGTQNFGRSAGDGLLAVGYGATKRLILADRHGDVVGGFDPADTTLAAGLPDSRSFDPFGKSTAASGMAYRVGYQGDWTDPNSGDVNQGARWYDPDSGTFNSRDTMTYAAGVASSLPNLYAYATGNPLTLNDPTGNRAIDPDTGGTLGQKCTWHRGDPPFQVCKGSGGVVGRGECKNIPGCIPGGTGGGPTCKQKKTCHTPPPPPVDKCKKRKCDKHDDRCQPKSKCKVSPPPPPKCDAECQRIKKVKEAIEDQEDDAQNKPVDPPGKPTCSGGNPSLCGSRPDKPSTTFGGYEDKTGTTDSYTDTIYQDTLDRVGSVVGSVSQTGSLSMLMTSGMMLPGVCECGGPGNPAITGGGSWGGTGGSAGTVGGGVGIAGIFIGVGKIIDGILNSQSGSDHSHVASDGTSGASCPDPETCLEGEREKNVYDPETNNLITDIDHIDGGILWEEKSAQYADNDWLTKHLNGKVDKYLGARQQLPGYENAPIGFRFTNPVDPRFKAAIEQRVAELRQANPGVDIRLEFLR encoded by the coding sequence ATGAAGTACGACGGCTTCAGCGACGAGGTCGTCACCGATGGAACCCAGAACTTCGGCCGGAGCGCAGGCGATGGCCTACTCGCCGTCGGCTACGGGGCCACCAAGCGACTGATCCTGGCCGACCGCCACGGCGACGTCGTAGGTGGCTTCGATCCAGCAGACACCACCTTGGCCGCGGGTCTACCGGACTCGCGATCGTTCGACCCCTTCGGCAAGTCCACGGCCGCCAGCGGTATGGCGTATCGAGTCGGCTATCAGGGCGACTGGACCGACCCGAACAGCGGCGACGTCAACCAAGGCGCCCGCTGGTACGACCCCGACTCGGGCACCTTCAACTCCCGAGACACCATGACCTACGCCGCCGGCGTAGCCTCCAGCCTCCCCAACCTCTACGCCTACGCCACCGGCAATCCACTGACGCTCAACGACCCCACCGGCAACCGCGCCATCGATCCCGACACCGGCGGCACGCTAGGACAGAAGTGCACCTGGCACAGGGGTGATCCGCCATTCCAGGTGTGCAAGGGCAGCGGTGGAGTGGTAGGCCGCGGAGAGTGCAAGAACATTCCGGGCTGCATACCTGGTGGAACCGGCGGAGGCCCGACCTGTAAGCAGAAGAAGACCTGTCATACGCCCCCTCCCCCGCCGGTTGACAAATGCAAGAAGCGTAAGTGCGATAAGCACGACGACCGCTGCCAGCCGAAGAGCAAATGCAAGGTCTCGCCGCCACCGCCGCCGAAATGCGACGCGGAGTGTCAGCGGATCAAGAAAGTCAAAGAAGCGATCGAAGACCAAGAAGATGACGCCCAGAACAAGCCGGTCGACCCGCCAGGGAAGCCGACCTGCAGCGGCGGCAACCCTTCCCTCTGCGGCAGCCGCCCAGACAAGCCCTCCACGACCTTCGGCGGCTATGAAGACAAGACCGGCACGACCGACTCCTACACCGACACGATCTACCAGGACACTCTCGACAGAGTCGGCTCAGTAGTAGGCAGCGTCAGCCAAACCGGCTCCCTCAGCATGCTCATGACCAGCGGCATGATGCTTCCGGGCGTCTGTGAATGTGGCGGTCCAGGCAACCCGGCAATCACCGGCGGGGGTAGCTGGGGTGGCACCGGCGGATCCGCAGGAACCGTCGGAGGAGGAGTAGGCATCGCCGGTATCTTCATTGGGGTTGGCAAGATCATCGACGGCATCCTGAATAGTCAATCGGGATCGGACCATTCGCACGTCGCGTCGGATGGCACCTCCGGCGCATCCTGCCCTGATCCCGAAACCTGCTTGGAAGGAGAACGCGAGAAGAATGTTTATGACCCCGAGACGAACAACCTAATTACCGATATTGACCATATCGATGGTGGTATCCTGTGGGAAGAAAAGAGCGCCCAGTACGCCGACAACGACTGGCTCACGAAGCATCTAAACGGGAAGGTCGACAAGTATCTGGGCGCGCGACAGCAACTCCCAGGATATGAGAACGCGCCGATCGGATTCAGATTCACTAATCCGGTGGATCCGCGATTCAAGGCGGCGATCGAACAACGAGTTGCAGAACTTCGCCAAGCAAACCCTGGGGTAGACATCAGATTGGAATTCTTAAGATGA
- a CDS encoding PPK2 family polyphosphate kinase: MAKKKSGKADQVEVPTGKLLDELRVPPGAVDLSAYDTRATTGFSGSKDDGKVALEELGAEVSDWQERLYAEGRKGGERRILLVLQGMDTSGKGGVIRHGAGLMDPQGLRITSFKAPTPAEKRRGFLWRIRQALPAPGVIGIFDRSHYEDVLIARVRNLVAPPVWNRRYEQINEFEAELTASGVTIVKCFLHISADQQRERLEARLDDSTKYWKYNPGDVDEREHWPAYAEAYQAALENCNIPEAPWYVIPSDRKWYRNWAVTTLLLETLKGLDPQWPAPDFDADAEKKRLAAT; this comes from the coding sequence ATGGCGAAGAAGAAGAGTGGCAAGGCGGACCAGGTCGAGGTACCGACCGGGAAGTTGCTGGACGAGCTGCGGGTCCCGCCGGGTGCGGTCGACCTGAGCGCCTACGACACCCGCGCCACCACCGGGTTCTCCGGTAGCAAGGATGACGGCAAGGTCGCGCTCGAGGAGCTGGGCGCGGAGGTCTCCGACTGGCAGGAGCGCCTGTACGCCGAGGGGCGTAAGGGCGGCGAGCGCCGGATTCTGCTGGTCCTGCAGGGGATGGACACGTCCGGCAAGGGCGGCGTCATCCGGCATGGCGCGGGGCTGATGGATCCGCAGGGTTTGCGGATCACCTCGTTCAAGGCGCCTACGCCGGCCGAGAAGCGGCGCGGATTCCTCTGGCGGATCCGGCAGGCCCTGCCCGCCCCGGGCGTGATCGGGATCTTCGACCGGTCGCACTACGAGGATGTGCTGATCGCCCGGGTGCGCAACCTGGTCGCCCCGCCGGTCTGGAACCGCCGGTACGAGCAGATCAACGAGTTCGAGGCCGAGCTCACGGCCAGCGGTGTCACCATCGTCAAGTGCTTCCTGCACATCTCGGCGGACCAGCAGAGGGAGCGGCTCGAGGCCCGCCTGGACGACTCGACGAAGTACTGGAAGTACAACCCGGGCGACGTCGACGAGCGCGAGCATTGGCCGGCGTACGCCGAGGCCTACCAAGCGGCGCTGGAGAACTGCAACATCCCCGAAGCGCCCTGGTATGTGATTCCCAGCGACCGCAAGTGGTACCGCAACTGGGCCGTCACCACCCTGCTCCTGGAGACGCTCAAGGGCCTCGACCCCCAGTGGCCGGCCCCGGACTTCGACGCCGACGCCGAGAAGAAGCGCCTCGCCGCCACCTGA
- the zapE gene encoding cell division protein ZapE — protein MPIRLAERWPEVGSDRLLSECVPPPRFAGVRFETYRPDEGEPSQGEALAVLIERGGVLAEPRRERSLWARLRGAAEAGPEKPGFYLDGGFGVGKTHLLASLWHVSAGPKMYCTFVELTNLVGALGMRQAVEVLSAYRLICIDEFELDDPGDTVLISRLLGQLVAGGVQLAATSNTLPGRLGEGRFQATDFLREIQGLAAHFDVRRIDGPDYRHRGLPVAPDPWSDAQVEKAAEERPDASCDHFVDLYHHLAELHPSKYGALLDGVQAVGILDLRELTDENVALRLVVLADRMYDRDIPLNTSGVPLDRMFPADMLKGGYRKKYLRALSRLIALANVGMDR, from the coding sequence ATGCCGATTCGTCTTGCTGAGCGGTGGCCGGAGGTTGGTTCGGACCGGTTGCTTTCGGAGTGTGTGCCGCCGCCTCGGTTCGCGGGGGTGCGGTTCGAGACTTATCGACCGGATGAGGGGGAGCCGAGCCAGGGTGAAGCGCTTGCTGTGCTGATCGAGCGGGGTGGGGTGCTTGCTGAGCCGCGGAGAGAGCGATCTCTGTGGGCTCGGCTGCGGGGGGCGGCGGAGGCGGGTCCGGAGAAGCCGGGGTTCTACCTCGATGGTGGGTTCGGGGTGGGGAAGACGCATTTGCTGGCGTCGTTGTGGCACGTGTCGGCGGGGCCGAAGATGTACTGCACGTTCGTGGAGTTGACGAATCTCGTTGGGGCACTGGGGATGCGGCAGGCCGTGGAGGTGCTGTCGGCGTACCGGCTGATTTGTATCGACGAGTTCGAGTTGGACGACCCGGGGGATACCGTGCTGATCTCCCGGCTGCTGGGGCAATTGGTTGCCGGTGGCGTGCAGTTGGCGGCTACGTCCAACACGTTGCCGGGTCGGTTGGGGGAGGGGCGGTTCCAGGCGACCGACTTTCTTCGCGAGATCCAGGGTCTCGCCGCGCACTTCGACGTACGGCGGATCGATGGGCCCGACTATCGGCATCGCGGGCTCCCGGTCGCGCCCGATCCTTGGTCGGACGCGCAGGTCGAGAAGGCTGCCGAAGAGCGCCCGGATGCCTCGTGCGACCACTTCGTCGACCTGTATCACCACCTCGCCGAGCTGCATCCCAGCAAGTACGGCGCTCTGCTGGACGGCGTACAGGCTGTCGGGATCCTTGATCTCCGCGAACTGACGGACGAGAACGTCGCCCTGCGCCTCGTAGTACTCGCTGACCGGATGTACGACCGCGACATCCCCCTCAACACCAGCGGCGTTCCGCTCGACCGGATGTTCCCCGCAGACATGCTCAAGGGCGGCTACCGCAAGAAATACCTCAGAGCGCTCTCCCGCCTGATCGCGCTGGCAAATGTCGGGATGGATCGCTGA
- a CDS encoding ribbon-helix-helix protein, CopG family, translating into MVKGATKNILLRLEPELAERLQVIAEVEGRSVSDVAREAIAALVEGRRNDRQFSRLLEDNLSRHEQSLRRLRADD; encoded by the coding sequence ATGGTCAAGGGAGCGACGAAGAACATCCTGTTGCGGTTGGAGCCGGAGTTGGCCGAGCGACTGCAAGTGATCGCCGAGGTCGAGGGCCGATCCGTCTCGGACGTTGCCAGGGAGGCCATTGCCGCCCTGGTGGAGGGACGCCGGAACGACCGGCAGTTCAGCCGGCTACTGGAAGACAACCTGTCCCGGCACGAGCAGTCCTTGCGCCGCCTCCGCGCGGACGACTGA
- a CDS encoding Tn3 family transposase yields the protein MAIKGEIERRWGTIDRLDILKYAEFDTGFIEEFTSVATRETLSKDVLWRRLLLVLFGLGTNMGSNGSR from the coding sequence GTGGCGATCAAAGGCGAGATCGAGCGGCGCTGGGGCACCATCGACCGGCTGGACATCCTGAAGTACGCCGAGTTCGACACCGGCTTCATCGAGGAGTTCACCTCGGTGGCCACCAGGGAGACGCTGTCGAAGGACGTGCTGTGGCGCCGGCTGCTGCTGGTCCTGTTCGGCCTGGGCACGAATATGGGATCAAACGGGTCGCGGTGA
- a CDS encoding helix-turn-helix transcriptional regulator, whose product MDRSKEIAGFLRTRRAAVSPEQAGVDLDGRVRRVPGLRRDEVARLAGMSTEYYTRLEQGRSGNPSPEIVEALSRALRLDASEREHLGDLLLARRGAVGRGPQRPQRVRPGLFLMLETLGHVPAFILGRRTDVLASNHLARAVLTDFEALPALRRNLARYYLLDPQARERVGDWERIAAETVAILRLEAGRYPNDRQLADLVGELTLLSPEFSGWWNDHKVLRRTHGEKHYAHPLVGEMDFAYESFQIPGDTEQTLCVYNVEPQSPTAEAVRLLRSWASPPAVPDPAAEPTGRGDAV is encoded by the coding sequence ATGGATCGCAGCAAGGAGATCGCTGGCTTTCTCCGCACCCGTCGGGCCGCTGTCAGCCCGGAACAGGCCGGGGTCGACTTGGACGGCCGCGTCCGGCGGGTGCCGGGGCTGCGCCGGGACGAGGTGGCAAGGCTGGCTGGGATGAGCACCGAGTACTACACGCGACTGGAGCAGGGACGGTCGGGGAACCCGTCGCCTGAGATCGTCGAGGCGCTGTCGCGGGCCCTGCGACTGGACGCCTCGGAGCGCGAGCACCTCGGCGACCTGCTGCTGGCCCGCCGCGGCGCGGTGGGCCGCGGCCCGCAGCGGCCCCAGCGGGTACGGCCGGGGTTGTTCTTGATGCTGGAGACGCTCGGCCACGTGCCGGCGTTCATCCTGGGCCGGCGCACCGACGTGCTGGCTTCCAACCACCTGGCCCGCGCGGTGCTCACCGACTTCGAGGCGCTGCCCGCCCTGCGCCGGAATCTGGCCCGCTACTACCTGCTGGACCCGCAGGCACGCGAGCGGGTCGGGGACTGGGAGCGGATCGCCGCCGAGACCGTGGCGATCCTGCGCCTGGAGGCCGGCCGCTACCCCAACGACCGGCAGCTGGCCGACCTGGTCGGCGAACTCACGCTGCTTTCGCCGGAGTTTTCCGGCTGGTGGAACGACCACAAGGTGCTGCGCCGCACCCACGGGGAAAAGCACTACGCACACCCGCTGGTCGGAGAGATGGACTTCGCCTACGAGTCCTTCCAGATCCCCGGCGACACCGAGCAGACCCTGTGCGTCTACAACGTCGAGCCGCAGTCGCCGACCGCTGAAGCAGTACGGCTGCTGCGCAGCTGGGCCTCCCCACCGGCAGTACCCGACCCGGCCGCGGAGCCCACCGGCCGGGGCGACGCCGTGTAG
- a CDS encoding CGNR zinc finger domain-containing protein: protein MKFDSHVLSVLTTSVDAVNRLTGGHALGQPFEAPTGAGKAAAVAEALSADGRSRPEVSAADAEVLVAVAVRMREVFEAAHAGDLDRAAKGVNALLIDTDARPQLDKAGELWNLHFHGPDDTLARGWAAGWAAGLAIALGSDLAGRLGVCAAPYCDRVFVDESKNSRRRFCSPQCQSRVKAAAHRARQQAG, encoded by the coding sequence GTGAAGTTCGATAGTCACGTGTTGAGTGTGCTGACGACTTCGGTCGACGCTGTGAACCGGTTGACGGGCGGTCATGCGCTGGGTCAGCCGTTCGAAGCTCCGACGGGTGCGGGAAAGGCTGCGGCTGTTGCGGAAGCGCTCTCTGCGGACGGGCGAAGTCGTCCGGAGGTGAGCGCGGCGGATGCTGAGGTGCTCGTCGCGGTCGCGGTCCGGATGCGGGAGGTTTTCGAGGCAGCGCATGCCGGTGACCTGGATCGGGCCGCCAAGGGCGTCAACGCGTTGCTGATCGATACGGATGCGAGGCCGCAGCTCGACAAGGCCGGTGAGTTGTGGAATCTGCATTTCCACGGGCCTGATGACACCTTGGCGAGGGGGTGGGCTGCGGGCTGGGCGGCGGGGTTGGCGATTGCGCTCGGCAGCGATCTGGCTGGACGACTTGGGGTGTGCGCGGCGCCGTACTGCGATCGTGTGTTCGTCGACGAGTCGAAGAACAGCAGGCGGCGGTTCTGCTCGCCGCAGTGCCAGAGCAGAGTAAAGGCGGCCGCGCATCGCGCCCGGCAGCAGGCGGGCTAG
- a CDS encoding DUF6086 family protein produces MSWLFESRGDVVWDVATQVARLFVAEATAVAEWIEVPAGLDIRGDDTCQIDIEQFQKFTESIASRYLSSSHPGLRMLIFGVVLPSLVILERSGIQIAFDSSAGGQLIAQAREHARSMGR; encoded by the coding sequence ATGAGCTGGCTGTTCGAGAGTCGAGGCGATGTTGTTTGGGATGTTGCGACTCAAGTTGCACGGCTCTTTGTCGCTGAAGCTACTGCTGTTGCTGAATGGATAGAGGTCCCGGCGGGCCTGGATATTCGTGGCGATGACACCTGTCAGATCGACATTGAGCAGTTTCAGAAATTCACCGAATCCATCGCTTCCCGATATCTGTCAAGTAGCCACCCTGGGCTTCGCATGCTAATTTTCGGGGTGGTCCTGCCGTCCCTGGTGATATTAGAGCGTTCCGGGATACAAATCGCATTCGACTCCAGTGCTGGCGGCCAACTGATCGCCCAAGCGCGCGAGCATGCGCGCTCGATGGGTCGTTGA
- a CDS encoding MFS transporter → MASFGVATIPSRIFGGQLADHFGRKRTIILGLTGCAIGQTWIALASTLWSAVLGAILLGLMFEIYEPPSQAVIADVTSPEDRPTAYGFLGAAMSAAAVGAGVLAAAVSHWDLRWLFAIDAASCLACALLLAFALPTDHHSYRDSAPTNRAEGWRDPRLLLLLAVGTISATLFMTLMLGLPLTLLDRHQPSSAIGLLLAISALILIAAQPLQRTRRVREFGSFEAMRVGYLLLAAGLLINAFATNLPVFIAAAVLWSLGDLLLLSRAFTIVTDLAPDHARGRYLAIYGLSWGIATTIAPLIATQLLAHAGPTPLWLICSAAALFLAAIQPTLRRRITRAPGKALIS, encoded by the coding sequence ATGGCGTCGTTCGGGGTGGCGACCATCCCGTCCCGGATCTTCGGCGGCCAACTGGCCGACCACTTCGGGCGGAAACGAACGATCATCCTCGGCCTGACCGGCTGCGCGATCGGCCAGACCTGGATCGCACTCGCGAGCACGCTCTGGTCGGCAGTTCTGGGCGCGATCCTGCTCGGATTGATGTTCGAGATCTACGAGCCGCCGAGCCAGGCGGTCATCGCCGACGTGACCAGCCCGGAGGACCGGCCCACGGCGTACGGGTTCCTCGGCGCCGCCATGTCAGCGGCGGCCGTCGGAGCCGGCGTACTCGCCGCCGCTGTCAGCCACTGGGATCTCCGCTGGCTCTTCGCCATCGACGCCGCCAGTTGCTTGGCCTGCGCTCTGCTACTCGCCTTCGCCCTGCCCACGGATCATCATTCCTACCGCGACTCCGCGCCGACGAACCGCGCGGAAGGCTGGCGCGATCCCCGCCTCCTCCTTTTGCTTGCCGTAGGCACCATTTCCGCAACGCTCTTCATGACACTGATGCTCGGCCTCCCCCTCACCCTGCTCGACCGCCACCAACCGAGCTCGGCGATCGGCCTCCTCCTGGCGATCTCAGCCCTCATCCTGATCGCGGCCCAACCGCTCCAACGCACTCGACGGGTCAGAGAATTCGGCAGCTTCGAGGCCATGAGAGTCGGCTACCTCCTTCTGGCGGCAGGTCTCCTCATCAACGCCTTCGCCACCAACCTGCCCGTCTTCATCGCCGCCGCCGTGCTCTGGAGTCTTGGCGACCTACTTCTGCTGAGCCGGGCATTCACCATCGTCACTGACCTCGCTCCCGACCACGCCCGCGGCCGCTACCTCGCCATCTACGGCCTCAGTTGGGGCATCGCCACCACGATCGCCCCACTCATCGCCACCCAACTCCTCGCACATGCCGGCCCGACTCCCCTCTGGCTCATCTGCAGCGCCGCCGCCCTCTTCCTGGCCGCGATCCAGCCCACGCTCCGCCGCCGGATCACCCGAGCACCTGGCAAGGCTTTGATATCGTGA
- a CDS encoding LamG-like jellyroll fold domain-containing protein, whose translation MRVDPTFYWTESQKPTYALSAGLNGSIDGGQELQIGCRPGSGATTCPSQGWNVFASYLSFPNLVPALKFHQVFTARLDLLNYQSGSCAARWVDVHGVTQVWQNIPQAQVKFPGPPVTPAGLGGAGFSKGYIASGQSSSACKPGYQPINFGTAGVKWIQDLADGKTDNWGLSVRARNQTDPASWKKFAGADSANPPRLVVTHSPYRAAYAFKTQAPADYVTQDKPGKFPISITNLGAYTWQPGVDFMTYRVFDAQGNQVHTQNALKTQLPTIVSHLGKLTLGVAVQPLPGSAAGTKYRIEFTMVHQDASIPRTFTDWGTSPIVSEIVVKNVPPLIDPAGVWPLNGAQAGSLSPQLWAEGIDPDAPASSLQYRFELCEVVGTDHRVGCFTSGDYGPAKTWVVPGGKLLWNKEYEWRPYVRDNDGTVNAIGPMTIFTDAPQPLITSHLANSDGQSADKPYDPQLGNYTTAALDVVVPVAGPELNVSRTYNSLDPRRNGVFGAGWTSRYDMSIRNIPTPGLPVQVTYPDGRVFTFARNSDGTYSAPRGSKAILTGTPTGPMTLQIAPGIKYEFSGDFFGRLTKIYGAQGKPLTLAYSAGGKLISVASQDGAGRKLTFTWTSDNRHIASVSTDSVDGLALTWTYEYTGDVLVKSCNSEQKCTTYGSAQGSHYRSSVLDSRPDAYYRMSDDAGETDATNDVDITQQKEFGKYVGATAGQDSPLAGVGESEKSIRLNGASGPASVGLKNGLLIRSRDSAVEMWFKTSSTVARPLIGYQNKALGTTPTAGMPLVYIGNDGKLRGQFWHGSVAPITSTSAVNDGQWHHVALSASESLQSLYLDGALVDMIQTGTVNNSYFPIGQIGAAAAAAPGSWPGWGTEATRYFEGQIDEVALYSHELTKNDVVTHYQQGRNAADQLTSITSPAGKAAAQIDYDPASDRVEEYIDANGGSWKIGKTGRDRQRLRSPPNGDGSRPGESILRLRVRRARRLVAANRTAVGCTNPPRRSSGDA comes from the coding sequence GTGCGGGTCGATCCGACCTTCTATTGGACCGAGTCGCAGAAACCAACCTACGCCTTGAGCGCTGGACTCAACGGATCTATCGACGGCGGTCAGGAGCTGCAGATCGGGTGCCGCCCGGGCTCAGGTGCGACGACCTGCCCTAGCCAGGGCTGGAACGTATTCGCTTCCTATCTGTCATTCCCGAATCTGGTGCCCGCTCTCAAATTCCATCAAGTATTCACAGCGCGGCTCGACCTGCTGAACTATCAATCTGGTTCGTGTGCTGCGCGGTGGGTCGATGTCCATGGCGTCACCCAGGTGTGGCAGAACATCCCCCAAGCCCAGGTCAAGTTCCCCGGTCCGCCCGTGACACCGGCTGGACTTGGTGGTGCGGGTTTCTCGAAGGGGTACATCGCCAGCGGTCAGAGCTCGTCCGCCTGCAAGCCCGGCTACCAGCCGATCAATTTCGGAACTGCCGGCGTCAAATGGATTCAGGACCTTGCTGACGGGAAGACGGACAACTGGGGCCTTTCAGTACGGGCAAGGAACCAGACCGATCCTGCCTCATGGAAGAAGTTCGCCGGAGCTGATTCGGCGAACCCACCGCGCCTGGTGGTCACGCACTCGCCGTACCGGGCGGCCTACGCCTTCAAGACGCAGGCTCCAGCCGACTACGTAACCCAGGACAAACCCGGCAAGTTCCCGATCTCGATCACCAACCTCGGCGCCTACACCTGGCAACCAGGCGTCGACTTCATGACCTATCGGGTCTTTGACGCCCAGGGCAACCAGGTCCACACCCAGAACGCACTCAAGACTCAACTCCCGACCATCGTGTCTCATCTTGGGAAGCTCACCCTGGGGGTAGCTGTCCAGCCACTACCAGGAAGCGCCGCAGGTACGAAGTACCGCATCGAGTTCACCATGGTTCATCAAGATGCCAGCATTCCCCGAACGTTCACAGACTGGGGAACGTCTCCGATCGTCTCGGAGATTGTGGTCAAGAATGTTCCGCCATTGATCGACCCTGCGGGGGTCTGGCCACTGAACGGCGCCCAGGCGGGAAGTTTGAGCCCCCAATTGTGGGCGGAGGGCATCGACCCCGACGCTCCCGCGTCGTCCCTGCAGTACCGGTTCGAGCTCTGCGAGGTGGTCGGAACGGACCACCGGGTCGGTTGTTTCACCAGCGGCGACTACGGCCCTGCGAAGACATGGGTCGTTCCGGGCGGAAAACTGCTGTGGAACAAGGAGTACGAGTGGCGGCCGTACGTTCGCGACAACGACGGCACCGTTAACGCCATTGGCCCGATGACGATATTCACCGATGCTCCGCAACCGCTCATCACTTCTCACCTCGCCAACTCGGACGGTCAAAGCGCAGACAAGCCGTACGACCCGCAACTCGGCAACTACACCACCGCCGCGCTCGACGTCGTTGTACCTGTCGCCGGCCCCGAACTGAACGTCTCCCGGACGTACAACAGCCTCGACCCCAGGCGGAATGGAGTCTTTGGCGCGGGCTGGACCAGCCGTTACGACATGTCGATCCGCAACATTCCGACCCCCGGGCTCCCCGTCCAGGTGACATACCCAGACGGGAGGGTGTTCACGTTCGCCCGGAACAGTGATGGCACCTACTCGGCTCCGCGCGGCTCGAAGGCGATCCTGACCGGAACACCCACGGGACCAATGACGCTCCAGATCGCGCCTGGCATCAAGTACGAGTTCTCGGGTGACTTCTTCGGACGGCTGACCAAGATTTATGGGGCGCAAGGAAAGCCACTGACACTTGCTTACAGCGCTGGTGGGAAGCTCATTTCCGTCGCCAGTCAGGACGGCGCAGGCCGCAAGCTGACCTTCACCTGGACATCGGACAACAGACACATCGCATCAGTCAGTACGGACTCTGTTGACGGATTGGCGCTGACGTGGACCTATGAGTACACCGGTGACGTCCTGGTGAAGTCCTGTAACTCCGAGCAGAAATGCACTACCTACGGCTCAGCACAAGGATCCCATTATCGCAGTTCGGTGCTCGACAGCAGGCCGGACGCGTACTACCGGATGTCCGATGATGCAGGCGAGACCGACGCGACGAACGACGTCGACATCACGCAGCAGAAGGAGTTCGGCAAGTACGTCGGCGCTACGGCAGGCCAGGACAGTCCCCTGGCAGGCGTGGGCGAATCCGAAAAATCCATTCGTCTCAATGGTGCGTCCGGCCCAGCTTCGGTCGGATTGAAGAACGGTCTACTGATCCGAAGCCGCGACTCGGCCGTCGAGATGTGGTTCAAGACGAGTTCGACTGTGGCCCGCCCGCTTATCGGGTATCAGAACAAGGCCCTCGGTACGACGCCTACGGCCGGTATGCCGCTCGTCTACATTGGCAATGACGGCAAGCTTCGTGGCCAGTTCTGGCATGGCTCGGTCGCTCCGATCACCTCGACTTCCGCAGTGAACGACGGCCAATGGCACCACGTGGCTCTTTCAGCCTCCGAGTCGCTCCAGTCGCTCTACCTCGACGGCGCCTTGGTCGACATGATTCAGACCGGCACCGTGAACAACTCCTATTTCCCGATCGGTCAGATCGGCGCTGCTGCGGCTGCGGCCCCGGGCTCATGGCCGGGGTGGGGAACGGAGGCGACAAGATACTTCGAGGGACAGATAGACGAGGTCGCGCTGTACTCCCACGAACTGACAAAGAACGACGTGGTCACGCATTACCAGCAGGGTCGCAATGCAGCCGACCAGCTGACCTCGATTACGTCCCCCGCCGGCAAGGCTGCGGCGCAGATCGACTACGACCCGGCGTCGGATCGGGTCGAGGAGTACATCGATGCCAATGGCGGATCGTGGAAGATCGGTAAGACGGGCCGTGACCGGCAACGACTCAGATCTCCGCCGAACGGTGATGGTTCAAGACCCGGCGAATCGATCCTTCGTCTACGAGTACGACGCGCTAGGCGGCTGGTTGCTGCGAACAGGACGGCCGTTGGGTGCACAAACCCGCCCCGAAGATCATCCGGCGACGCCTGA